One Candidatus Jidaibacter acanthamoeba DNA window includes the following coding sequences:
- a CDS encoding ankyrin repeat domain-containing protein translates to LEHTLDQEKRDKMIHARSNQAFVNAVSGGHMEVLKLLLEHTPDQQKREKMIHTKDNQTFVKAASGGHMEVLNLVLEHITNQEKRDKMIHDQNNQAFVKAAWRGHIRVLKLLIEHTPDQEKRDKMIHDQNNQAFVDGAWYSHMEVLKLLIEHTPDQQKRDEMIHIRNDHCFIYAARNGHIRVLKLLLEHTPNQEKRDQMIFAQDEKAFISQTNFCSQSFEFLLSLIPSLSISKFLNNKIVPKLHEQAKQSIQPYMCLEKYFKIAKRLSILNSTCKSLSLYFEEELEIPIEVSSYIFSTAIGLADRNQLKKIEAIKAEVNEESKSETADEIIRKINKRASFIEKVMKYEETRKQSLSV, encoded by the coding sequence TACTAGAGCATACTCTTGATCAAGAAAAAAGAGATAAAATGATCCATGCTAGAAGTAACCAAGCTTTTGTTAATGCTGTTAGCGGTGGCCATATGGAAGTATTAAAGTTATTACTAGAGCATACCCCCGATCAGCAAAAAAGAGAGAAAATGATCCATACTAAAGATAACCAAACTTTTGTTAAGGCTGCTAGTGGTGGCCATATGGAAGTATTAAATTTAGTATTAGAGCATATTACCAATCAAGAAAAAAGAGATAAAATGATCCATGATCAAAATAACCAAGCTTTTGTTAAGGCTGCTTGGCGTGGTCATATAAGAGTATTAAAGTTACTGATAGAGCATACTCCTGATCAAGAAAAAAGAGATAAAATGATCCATGATCAAAATAACCAAGCTTTTGTTGATGGTGCTTGGTATAGTCATATGGAAGTATTAAAGTTACTGATAGAGCATACTCCCGATCAACAAAAAAGAGATGAAATGATCCATATTAGAAATGACCATTGTTTTATTTATGCTGCTAGGAACGGTCATATAAGAGTATTAAAGCTACTATTAGAGCATACTCCCAATCAAGAAAAAAGGGATCAAATGATTTTTGCTCAAGATGAAAAGGCTTTTATTAGCCAAACGAACTTTTGTAGTCAGAGTTTTGAATTCTTACTTTCACTAATTCCATCTTTATCAATAAGTAAATTTTTAAATAATAAAATAGTTCCAAAACTTCATGAACAAGCAAAGCAAAGTATCCAGCCATATATGTGTTTAGAGAAATATTTTAAAATTGCAAAAAGATTAAGTATTTTAAATTCTACGTGTAAAAGCCTTTCTTTATATTTTGAAGAAGAGCTTGAAATTCCGATTGAGGTTTCTTCATATATATTTTCTACGGCTATAGGCTTAGCTGATAGGAATCAGTTAAAAAAAATTGAAGCCATTAAGGCGGAAGTAAATGAGGAAAGTAAATCTGAGACTGCTGACGAAATAATAAGAAAGATTAACAAAAGAGCCTCCTTTATTGAAAAAGTAATGAAGTATGAGGAAACCCGAAAGCAAAGTTTATCAGTTTGA